In Cyanobium sp. Tous-M-B4, a single genomic region encodes these proteins:
- a CDS encoding arylsulfatase, with protein sequence MPNGKPNVLILWGDDIGQSNLSCYSDGLMGYQTPNIDRVAKEGGRFIHYYAEQSCTAGRAAFISGQSVFRTGLSKVGLPGAEAGFKAEDPTIAELLKPQGYRTGQFGKNHFGDRDEHLPTMHGFDEFFGNLYHLNAEEEPELRDYPTPEDFPNFKERFGPRGVLHCWANGDGSQRIENTGPLTRKRMETADDEFMAEAKRFIRDAVASGEPFFVWFNTTHMHFRTYARPQDVGRSGRWQSEYHDVMIYHDECIGEMLNLLDELGVTDDTIVMYGTDNGPHMNSWPDAGMTPFRSEKNTNWEGAYRVPALVRWPGHIAPGTIFSGICSHLDWLPTILAAAGEPEIKEKLKAGYQVGNKTFKVHLDGYNMLDYWTGQAEKSPRVEFFYFSDDGDLTGLRYDNWKFVFMEQRSQGTCQIWAEPFTALRVPKIFNLLTDPYERADVTSNTYWDWMFDHIFLLVPAQTYVAQFLATFAEYPPRQKAASFSLQQVMEKMVNTVGGP encoded by the coding sequence ATGCCAAACGGAAAACCCAACGTTCTCATCCTCTGGGGTGACGACATCGGCCAAAGCAATCTGAGTTGCTACAGCGATGGCTTGATGGGGTATCAGACCCCCAACATTGACCGCGTAGCCAAGGAGGGTGGTCGCTTCATCCATTACTACGCCGAACAGAGCTGCACCGCTGGTCGTGCGGCCTTCATCTCCGGCCAGAGCGTCTTCCGCACCGGTCTTAGCAAGGTGGGGCTGCCTGGCGCCGAAGCTGGCTTTAAAGCGGAAGATCCCACCATTGCTGAACTGCTCAAGCCCCAGGGCTATCGCACCGGCCAGTTTGGCAAAAACCACTTCGGCGATCGCGATGAGCATCTGCCGACCATGCACGGTTTTGACGAGTTTTTTGGCAACCTCTATCACCTCAATGCCGAGGAGGAGCCGGAGCTGCGCGACTATCCCACGCCTGAAGATTTCCCGAACTTCAAGGAGCGTTTCGGCCCCCGTGGTGTGTTGCATTGCTGGGCCAATGGTGATGGCAGCCAACGGATTGAAAATACCGGCCCCCTAACCCGTAAGCGGATGGAGACGGCCGATGACGAATTCATGGCTGAGGCAAAGCGTTTCATTCGCGATGCCGTTGCCTCTGGTGAGCCCTTCTTCGTCTGGTTCAACACCACCCACATGCACTTCCGTACCTATGCGCGTCCCCAGGATGTGGGCCGCAGCGGTCGCTGGCAGTCGGAGTATCACGACGTGATGATCTATCACGACGAGTGCATTGGTGAAATGCTCAACCTGCTCGACGAGTTGGGTGTCACCGACGACACCATCGTGATGTATGGCACCGACAACGGCCCCCACATGAATAGCTGGCCTGATGCCGGCATGACACCCTTCCGCAGCGAGAAGAATACCAATTGGGAAGGGGCTTATCGGGTGCCGGCCCTAGTGCGCTGGCCGGGGCACATTGCTCCAGGCACCATCTTCTCCGGTATCTGTAGCCACCTCGACTGGCTGCCCACCATCCTTGCGGCGGCTGGAGAGCCTGAGATCAAGGAGAAGCTTAAGGCGGGCTATCAGGTGGGCAATAAGACCTTCAAGGTGCACCTCGATGGTTACAACATGCTCGACTATTGGACTGGCCAGGCTGAAAAGAGTCCCCGGGTTGAGTTCTTCTATTTCTCCGACGACGGCGACCTCACCGGTCTGCGTTACGACAACTGGAAGTTTGTGTTCATGGAGCAGCGCTCCCAGGGCACTTGCCAGATCTGGGCCGAACCATTTACGGCTCTGCGGGTACCCAAGATCTTCAACCTGCTCACCGACCCCTATGAGCGCGCTGATGTGACCTCAAACACCTATTGGGACTGGATGTTTGATCACATTTTCCTTCTGGTACCAGCCCAGACCTACGTGGCCCAGTTCCTCGCCACCTTCGCTGAATACCCACCCCGCCAAAAGGCTGCCAGCTTCTCGCTGCAGCAGGTGATGGAGAAGATGGTGAATACTGTCGGCGGACCCTGA
- a CDS encoding bile acid:sodium symporter gives MAQSPPLLVTATLFAIMFALGVGLPLDGLSRWRQHRGLLLRGLIGTCLLVPVAAALLLLLPPTMALSQPARFSIALMAVCPSAPLLMRKAGKQGGDRILAALLQVAAALAAIITIPLLASGFTRIFGVEGWQVQSHHVAAQVALVQLLPLLLGLLLRRLAPKWASRLESPLDRLANGLLLLLVLVVLWKTAPLLVTYVGANLIALPVMAALVLISLALGYGLTNRDPCLGVTLALVTSMRNPGLALLLAGIYAPEVPAVKLGILVYLLITVLLSIPFLRWQRSLQV, from the coding sequence ATGGCTCAATCGCCGCCCCTGTTGGTTACTGCCACCCTGTTCGCGATCATGTTTGCCCTGGGGGTGGGACTGCCCCTCGATGGCTTAAGTCGCTGGCGGCAGCACCGGGGTCTGCTGTTGCGTGGTCTCATCGGCACCTGCCTGCTCGTGCCTGTGGCAGCTGCGCTGTTGCTGTTGCTGCCGCCCACCATGGCCCTCTCCCAGCCGGCTCGATTTTCTATCGCTCTGATGGCTGTTTGCCCCAGTGCTCCCCTGCTGATGCGCAAGGCAGGCAAGCAGGGAGGAGATCGGATCCTGGCGGCCCTGCTCCAAGTGGCCGCAGCCCTGGCGGCGATCATCACCATTCCTCTGCTGGCGAGCGGCTTCACCCGCATCTTTGGAGTTGAGGGTTGGCAGGTTCAGTCGCACCATGTAGCCGCGCAGGTGGCCCTGGTTCAGCTGCTCCCCCTGTTGCTGGGTTTGTTATTGAGGCGCTTAGCGCCCAAGTGGGCAAGCCGACTAGAAAGTCCTCTCGATCGCCTCGCGAACGGGCTGCTGCTGCTGCTCGTGTTGGTGGTGTTGTGGAAAACGGCGCCGCTTTTGGTTACCTATGTGGGCGCCAATCTGATTGCCCTGCCGGTGATGGCGGCTTTGGTGTTGATCAGCCTGGCTTTGGGCTATGGCCTCACTAACCGAGATCCCTGCCTAGGGGTCACCCTGGCGTTAGTAACATCAATGCGTAATCCAGGTCTTGCGTTGTTGCTGGCTGGCATTTATGCCCCGGAAGTGCCCGCCGTCAAACTTGGCATTCTGGTGTATCTATTGATAACTGTGTTGCTATCGATTCCATTTCTGAGATGGCAGCGCAGTCTTCAGGTCTGA
- a CDS encoding YidH family protein: MNLTNELAKQRNRDAAERTLMAWIRTCLSLISFGFGLDKIVGAIDRAVGGQGAQVEWGVQLVAAAFTITGILAMAGATVQYRKELRRLHLDDYVYRDKPHIAAATAVILTLIGVLALGLIAARAGS, translated from the coding sequence ATGAATCTCACCAACGAACTGGCCAAGCAACGCAATCGGGATGCGGCCGAACGCACCCTGATGGCCTGGATCCGCACCTGTCTCTCGCTGATCAGTTTTGGCTTCGGCCTAGACAAGATCGTGGGAGCAATCGATCGTGCTGTCGGTGGCCAAGGTGCCCAGGTGGAGTGGGGAGTGCAGCTAGTGGCGGCGGCCTTCACGATCACGGGGATTCTCGCCATGGCCGGAGCCACGGTCCAATACCGCAAAGAGCTGCGCCGTCTCCATCTAGACGACTACGTCTACCGAGACAAGCCCCACATAGCTGCCGCTACAGCTGTGATCCTCACTTTGATCGGGGTGCTGGCCCTGGGGCTGATTGCTGCCCGCGCCGGCAGCTAG
- a CDS encoding DUF1622 domain-containing protein: MPSSEPSFLLVFDQGLATLAMALRSVLEAFSLATVVLGLLITLRQSWQGWRARRRGPSAFQAVRLTFGSWLAMALEFQLGADIVATSTSPTGAHLIQLGVVAVIRTLLNVFLARDLEAEASHRSLSPEGRP; the protein is encoded by the coding sequence ATGCCTAGCTCCGAGCCAAGCTTTTTGCTTGTTTTTGATCAGGGACTGGCCACCCTGGCCATGGCCCTGCGCAGCGTGCTTGAGGCCTTCTCGCTCGCCACAGTGGTGCTCGGTTTGTTGATCACCCTGCGCCAATCTTGGCAGGGTTGGCGTGCCAGGCGGCGCGGCCCCAGTGCTTTTCAGGCGGTAAGGCTCACCTTCGGCAGCTGGTTGGCGATGGCTCTGGAGTTTCAGCTCGGGGCAGACATCGTCGCCACCTCCACTTCTCCAACCGGTGCCCATCTGATCCAATTGGGCGTGGTGGCCGTGATCCGCACCTTGCTCAATGTGTTTTTAGCCCGTGATTTGGAGGCTGAAGCATCCCATCGATCCCTGAGCCCGGAGGGGCGCCCATGA
- a CDS encoding Fur family transcriptional regulator has product MRSSLHDRGQRLTPQRQRVLALFERIGEGSHLGAEEVHQRLLRSEERVSLATVYRTLRLLSSMGLLQELELPEGGRRFELASDAHRDHHHLVCVRCGRTEEFENSAVLQAGERAAGGYGFRLLECVLNVRGLCPSCAAAE; this is encoded by the coding sequence CTGCGCTCCAGCCTGCACGATCGCGGCCAGAGGCTGACGCCCCAGCGCCAGCGGGTGTTGGCCCTGTTTGAGCGCATTGGTGAAGGCAGCCACCTGGGCGCTGAAGAGGTGCACCAGCGTCTGCTGCGCAGCGAGGAGCGGGTGTCACTCGCCACGGTGTATCGCACTCTGCGGCTGTTGAGCTCCATGGGGCTGCTGCAGGAGCTGGAGCTACCAGAGGGTGGTCGCCGCTTTGAGCTGGCCAGTGACGCCCACCGCGACCATCACCATCTGGTATGTGTGCGTTGCGGCCGCACTGAGGAATTTGAAAATTCTGCAGTTCTCCAGGCTGGCGAGCGGGCCGCGGGTGGCTATGGCTTCCGCTTGCTTGAGTGCGTGCTCAACGTTCGGGGCCTCTGCCCCAGCTGTGCGGCGGCGGAGTAG
- a CDS encoding NAD(P)-dependent oxidoreductase yields the protein MSKPRAVFLDALSLGPVDLAPLERHAELICWPSTPPELRLERLQGAEIAITNKIRLDGELLRQLPQLRLICAASTGTDQIDGQSCSELGIAVRNAGRYSTASVVQVTWALILELVCDLQTRRRQVLQGDWQRSPVFSLVEPEFNELAGRTLTVVGAGTIGRGVAAVAEAFGMEVRLITSRSRAGELEAALRQADVLSLHAPLTPATRGLINAERLSWLKPPAVLVNLGRGGLIELPALIEALEQDRLAGAALDVLDKEPPGDELEALKKVPNLILTPHIGWASRQARQRLVAALAEALEIHRGITPEGSATCEGS from the coding sequence ATGAGCAAACCCCGGGCCGTCTTTCTCGATGCCCTCAGCCTGGGCCCGGTAGACCTGGCTCCCCTGGAGCGTCATGCCGAGCTGATCTGCTGGCCCAGCACCCCGCCGGAGCTACGCCTGGAGCGGCTGCAGGGGGCCGAGATCGCGATCACCAACAAGATCCGGCTGGATGGAGAGCTGTTGCGGCAACTGCCCCAGCTGCGGCTGATTTGCGCAGCCAGCACCGGCACAGACCAGATCGATGGCCAGTCCTGCAGCGAGCTGGGTATTGCCGTTCGCAATGCCGGTCGATACAGCACGGCCTCGGTGGTGCAGGTGACCTGGGCCTTGATCCTCGAGCTGGTCTGCGATCTGCAAACCCGGCGGCGACAAGTGCTGCAGGGCGACTGGCAACGCAGCCCAGTATTTTCCCTGGTGGAGCCGGAATTTAATGAACTAGCAGGCCGCACCCTCACCGTGGTGGGAGCCGGCACCATCGGCCGAGGCGTGGCAGCCGTTGCGGAGGCCTTCGGGATGGAGGTGCGGCTGATCACCAGCCGCAGCAGGGCCGGCGAACTCGAAGCCGCCCTGCGCCAGGCGGATGTGCTGAGCCTGCATGCCCCGCTCACCCCGGCGACCCGGGGCCTGATCAACGCCGAGCGGCTGAGCTGGTTGAAGCCGCCTGCCGTACTGGTGAACCTGGGCCGGGGCGGCCTGATCGAGCTGCCGGCCTTAATTGAAGCCCTGGAGCAGGACCGCCTGGCTGGAGCTGCGCTCGACGTGCTTGACAAGGAGCCGCCAGGCGACGAGTTGGAGGCCCTTAAAAAGGTGCCAAACCTGATCCTGACGCCCCACATCGGCTGGGCTTCCCGCCAAGCCCGCCAGCGCCTGGTGGCCGCCCTTGCGGAAGCCCTGGAGATCCATAGGGGGATTACACCCGAAGGATCGGCGACATGTGAAGGCTCATGA
- a CDS encoding methyltransferase domain-containing protein, translating into MPTQAAVQAYYGQELTGTADLKTSACCDADAVPAWLRPLLARIHPDVLARYYGCGLVCPPLLEGCRILDLGCGTGRDVYALAQLVGASGSVVGVDMTPEQLAVAREHLDFHAEQFGYANVSFLEGTIEALEALPLEPGSFDVVVSNCVLNLSTDKAAVLQGVKGLLKPGGELYFSDVYVDRRLPEAVRRDPVLYGECLGGALYWNDFLRLAKGAGFPDPRLVSDRELRITEPALAPLVGEARFYAATYRLFNIAELEDACEDHGQAVIYRGTIPLHPNRFDLDGHHAIETGRVFPVCGNSFRMLQATRFAPHFTFIGDFSRHYGLFPGCGSSLPFTGSGSGEATNNGSCC; encoded by the coding sequence ATGCCCACCCAAGCCGCCGTTCAGGCCTATTACGGCCAGGAGCTCACCGGCACGGCCGACCTCAAAACCAGCGCTTGCTGCGATGCCGACGCGGTGCCGGCCTGGCTGCGGCCGCTGCTGGCCCGGATCCACCCCGATGTGCTGGCGCGCTACTACGGCTGCGGCCTGGTGTGCCCGCCCCTGCTGGAGGGCTGCCGCATCCTCGATCTGGGCTGCGGCACGGGCCGCGACGTCTACGCCCTAGCCCAGCTGGTGGGAGCGAGCGGCTCAGTGGTGGGCGTCGACATGACGCCGGAGCAGCTAGCGGTGGCCCGCGAGCACCTGGACTTTCATGCCGAGCAGTTCGGCTACGCCAACGTGTCGTTTCTGGAGGGCACGATCGAAGCTCTCGAGGCCCTGCCCCTGGAGCCCGGCAGTTTCGATGTGGTGGTGAGCAATTGCGTGCTCAACCTCTCCACCGATAAAGCGGCTGTGCTGCAAGGGGTGAAAGGGCTGCTCAAACCCGGCGGGGAGCTGTACTTCTCCGATGTGTATGTGGATCGGCGACTGCCGGAAGCGGTGCGGCGCGATCCAGTGCTCTACGGCGAATGCCTGGGCGGAGCCCTCTACTGGAACGACTTCCTGCGCCTCGCCAAGGGTGCTGGCTTCCCCGACCCACGGCTGGTGAGCGACCGCGAGCTCCGGATCACCGAGCCGGCCCTGGCGCCCCTGGTGGGCGAGGCCCGCTTCTATGCCGCCACCTACCGCCTGTTCAACATCGCCGAACTGGAGGATGCCTGCGAAGACCATGGCCAGGCCGTGATCTACCGCGGCACGATCCCCCTCCACCCCAACCGCTTTGACCTCGATGGCCACCACGCCATCGAAACCGGCCGGGTGTTTCCGGTTTGCGGCAACAGCTTCCGCATGCTGCAGGCGACGCGATTTGCGCCCCATTTCACGTTCATCGGCGACTTCAGCCGCCATTACGGCCTGTTCCCCGGCTGCGGCAGCAGCCTGCCCTTCACGGGCAGCGGCTCCGGTGAAGCGACTAACAACGGCAGCTGTTGCTGA
- a CDS encoding helix-turn-helix domain-containing protein — translation MKDALLAPLFSGPAITPVLDSHDFDQWRQVIEGTLGDHRSTLRSPSCSFRTRVAIGQAGPLQVLHLQGQGQVELQRIQDANKAVMWLPLQGWSQEQINGRWETAEPGEALLMRPGDRLEGITSLRLEGLSIVLPPDHLHSNSPARIGAGRHNRALVKAALGFAEAVAMGRAGAEHAALALLDALQSWELQTALLQGQPRERITTVRRRAYVEQASQWMGLHLHEAIDIRRISTAMGVSTRTLQYAFLDDRGHSPMAELKRLRLRRLRQLLLDPEQRQHSTAELMVGTGLLACGATAADYRRYCGESPRETRQQSQNR, via the coding sequence ATGAAAGACGCCCTGCTGGCACCGCTGTTTTCGGGACCGGCTATCACGCCGGTGCTCGACAGCCACGACTTCGACCAATGGCGGCAGGTGATCGAAGGCACCCTCGGGGACCATCGCAGCACCCTGCGCTCACCGTCCTGCAGCTTCCGCACCCGCGTCGCCATCGGCCAGGCGGGCCCCCTGCAAGTGCTGCACCTTCAGGGCCAGGGACAGGTGGAGCTGCAACGCATCCAGGACGCCAACAAGGCGGTGATGTGGTTGCCGCTCCAGGGTTGGAGCCAGGAACAGATCAACGGCCGCTGGGAGACTGCTGAGCCCGGCGAAGCCCTGCTGATGCGGCCGGGCGATCGGCTGGAAGGCATCACGAGCCTGCGGCTGGAAGGGCTCTCGATCGTGCTGCCCCCCGACCACCTCCACTCCAACTCACCCGCCCGTATCGGGGCCGGACGTCACAACCGGGCCCTGGTGAAGGCCGCCCTGGGCTTTGCCGAGGCCGTGGCCATGGGCCGCGCCGGAGCGGAGCACGCCGCCCTGGCGCTGCTGGATGCGCTCCAGAGCTGGGAGCTCCAAACCGCCCTCCTGCAGGGCCAACCCCGGGAGCGCATCACCACGGTGCGGCGACGGGCCTATGTGGAGCAGGCCAGCCAATGGATGGGCCTCCACCTGCACGAGGCCATCGACATCCGCCGAATCAGCACGGCGATGGGCGTGTCGACCCGAACGCTGCAATACGCCTTCCTGGATGATCGGGGCCATTCGCCCATGGCGGAACTAAAGCGGCTGCGCCTGCGGCGACTGCGCCAGCTGTTGCTCGATCCCGAGCAGCGCCAGCACTCCACCGCCGAGCTGATGGTGGGCACCGGCTTGCTGGCCTGCGGAGCCACGGCCGCCGATTACCGCCGTTACTGCGGGGAATCGCCGCGCGAAACCCGCCAGCAGTCCCAGAACAGGTGA